From the genome of Sylvia atricapilla isolate bSylAtr1 chromosome 26, bSylAtr1.pri, whole genome shotgun sequence, one region includes:
- the ZAP70 gene encoding tyrosine-protein kinase ZAP-70 gives MPDAAAHLPFYYGSIARSEAEEHLKLAGMADGLFLLRQCLRSLGGYVLSMVCDLQFYHYPIERQLNGTYAILGGKAHCGPEELCEFYSKDADGLCCPLRKPCNRPSGVEPQPGVFDSMRDNMVREYVRQTWKLEGDALEQAIISQAPQVEKLVATTAHERMPWYHGNISREEAERRLYSGAQPDGKFLLREKKENRSYALSLVYGKTVYHYRVDHDKSGKYSIPEGTKFDTLWQLVEYLKLKPDGLIFYLREACPNPNMPACAAPAPPTHPSVSRTLGSLNADGYTPDPVGAGKSRLLPMDTSVYESPYSDPEELKDKKLFLKRDHLMIDEVELGAGNFGCVKKGVYKMRKKQIDVAIKVLKSNNEKTVKDEMMKEAQIMHQLDNPYIVRMIGVCEAESLMLVMEMASGGPLNRFLASKKDEITTSNIVELMHQVSMGMKYLEEKNFVHRDLAARNVLLVNQHYAKISDFGLSKALGADDSYYKARTAGKWPLKWYAPECILYHKFSSKSDVWSYGVTMWEAFSFGQKPYKKMKGPEVISFIEQGKRMDCPQECPAEMYSLMQQCWTYRWEERPGFVAVENVIRSYYYSIAAKPENGPDTGDKAKAALP, from the exons ATGCCGGACGCGGCCGCCCACCTGCCCTTCTACTACGGCAGCATCGCGCGCTCCGAGGCCGAGGAGCACCTGAAGCTGGCGGGGATGGCAGACGGGCTGTTCCTGCTGCGGCAGTGCCTGCGCAGCCTGGGCGGCTACGTGCTGTCCATGGTGTGCGACCTGCAGTTCTACCACTACCCCATCGAGCGCCAGCTCAACGGCACCTACGCCATCCTGGGGGGCAAGGCGCACTGCGGCCCCGAGGAGCTCTGCGAGTTCTACTCCAAGGATGCTGACGGCCTCTGCTGCCCCCTGCGCAAACCCTGCAACCGCCCCAGCGGGGTGGAGCCCCAGCCCGGCGTCTTCGACAGCATGAGGGACAACATGGTGCGAGAATACGTGCGGCAGACCTGGAAACTGGAG GGGGATGCCCTGGAACAGGCCATCATCAGCCAGGCTCCCCAGGTGGAGAAGCTGGTGGCCACCACAGCCCACGAGAGGATGCCCTGGTACCACGGCAACATCAGCCGGGAGGAGGCGGAGCGGAGGCTCTACTCGGGGGCACAGCCCGACGGGAAATTCCT gctgagagagaagaaggagaacCGTTCCTACGCCCTGTCCCTCGTCTATGGCAAGACTGTGTACCACTACAGGGTGGATCACGATAAATCTGGGAAATATTCCATTCCTGAGGGCACCAAGTTCGACACGCTCTGGCAG TTGGTGGAGTATTTGAAACTCAAACCAGATGGGCTGATTTTCTACCTGAGGGAAGCCTGCCCCAACCCCAACATGCCAG cctgtgcagcaccagctccaccCACCCACCCCTCCGTGAGC AGAACCCTGGGCTCTCTCAATGCAGACGGGTACACCCCAGACCCTGTAG GGGCAGGAAAATCCCGCCTGCTGCCCATGGACACCAGTGTCTACGAGAGCCCCTACAGCGACCCCGAGGAGCTGAAGGACAAGAAGCTGTTCCTGAAGAGGGATCACCTGATGATTGATGAGGTGGAGCTGGGGGCAGGAAACTTTGGCTGCGTCAAGAAGGGAGTTTACAAAATGAGGAA GAAGCAGATCGACGTGGCCATCAAGGTGCTGAAGAGCAACAACGAGAAGACAGTGAAGGATGAGATGATGAAGGAGGCGCAGATCATGCACCAGCTGGACAACCCCTACATCGTGCGCATGATCGGGGTGTGCGAGGCCGAGTCGCTGATGCTCGTGATGGAGATGGCCTCTGGAGGGCCCCTCAACAGGTTCTTGGCTTCCAAGAA GGACGAGATCACAACGAGCAACATTGTGGAGCTGATGCACCAGGTGTCCATGGGGATGAAGTACCTGGAGGAGAAGAACTTTGTCCACAGGGACCTGGCAGCCAGGAATGTCCTGCTGGTCAACCAGCACTACGCCAAGATCAGTGACTTTGGGCTCTCCAAGGCTCTGGGAGCTGATGACAGCTACTACAAG gccaggacagcagggaagtGGCCCTTGAAGTGGTACGCCCCAGAGTGCATCCTCTACCACAAGTTCTCCAGCAAGAGCGACGTCTGGAGCTACGGGGTGACCATGTGGGAGGCCTTCAGCTTCGGGCAGAAACCCTACAAG AAAATGAAGGGGCCTGAGGTGATCAGCTTCATAGAGCAGGGCAAGCGCATGGACTGTCCCCAGGAGTGCCCGGCTGAGATGTACTCCCTgatgcagcagtgctggacaTACAG ATGGGAAGAACGTCCAGGATTTGTGGCTGTGGAAAACGTCATCCGCTCCTACTACTACAGCATTGCTGCCAAGCCCGAAAACGGGCCAGACACAGGGGACAAGGCCAAAGCAGCTCTTCCTTGA